One Triticum dicoccoides isolate Atlit2015 ecotype Zavitan chromosome 5B, WEW_v2.0, whole genome shotgun sequence genomic window carries:
- the LOC119310127 gene encoding E3 ubiquitin-protein ligase EL5-like — translation MDPELVLHLQIAAVVVMAVIIVAVAVMATGGACDDAAGATGSAAVHDADVEAALGDDTLMTYEQAAARKKEKEKGEGEEERCAICLSEYGEGEAGELVRVVPACGHFYHASCDVDRWLRKRRTCPLCRGGLGPPPLPGLPRLECPPMPPRMTSLA, via the coding sequence ATGGACCCGGAACTCGTGCTCCACCTCCAGATCGCCGCGGTGGTCGTGATGGCGGTCATCATCGTCGCCGTGGCCGTCATGGCCACCGGTGGAGCCTGCGACGACGCGGCCGGCGCCACCGGGAGCGCCGCGGTGCACGACGCCGACGTCGAGGCCGCCCTCGGCGACGACACGCTCATGACGTACGAGCAGGCGGCCgccaggaagaaggagaaggagaagggggagggagaggaggagcggtGCGCCATTTGCCTGTCGGAGTACGGCGAGGGCGAGGCCGGCGAGCTGGTGCGGGTGGTGCCGGCCTGCGGGCACTTCTACCACGCGAGCTGCGACGTCGACCGCTGGCTCCGGAAGCGCCGGACGTGCCCGCTCTGCCGCGGAGGGCTcgggccgccgccgctgccggggCTGCCGCGGTTGGAGTGCCCGCCGATGCCGCCGCGGATGACGTCTTTAGCTTAG
- the LOC119311673 gene encoding 60S ribosomal protein L5-1-like — translation MVYIKNQKTRAYSKRFQVKFKRRRQGKTDYRARLRLTNQDKNKYNTPKYRFVVRFTNKDVTAQIVYATIAGDIVMAAAYSHELPRYGLEVGLTNYAAAYCTGLLLARRVLKNRDLDEEYEGNVEATGEDFSVEPSDERRPFRALLDVGLIRTTTGNRVFGALKGALDGGLDIPHSDKRFAGFKKDEKSLDAEIHRKYIFGGHVADYMRSLADEEPEKFQTHFSEYIKRGISADDMEAVYKKVHAAIRADPTMAKSTKAPPKTHKRYNPKKLTYEQRKASLVERLNALNNSAGAADDDEDDDE, via the exons ATG GTGTACATCAAGAACCAGAAGACAAGGGCGTACTCCAAGCGTTTCCAAGTCAAGTTCAAGAGAAGGCGCC AGGGGAAGACCGACTACAGGGCCAGGCTGAGGCTCACAAACcaggacaagaacaaatacaataCCCCCAAGTACCGTTTTGTTGTGCGATTT accaacaaggatgtcactGCACAAATTGTGTATGCTACCATTGCTGGTGATATCGTGATGGCCGCTGCTTACTCCCATGAGTTGCCTCGCTATGGTCTTGAAGTTGGCCTCACCAACTATGCTGCAG CCTACTGCACTGGTCTGCTTTTGGCCCGTCGTGTGCTCAAGAACCGtgatcttgatgaggagtatgaaggCAATGTTGAG GCCACTGGCGAGGACTTCTCTGTTGAGCCTTCTGATGAGAGGAGGCCTTTCCGTGCGCTTTTGGATGTTGGTCTTATTAGGACCACCACTGGAAACCGTGTGTTTGGTGCCCTTAAG GGAGCTTTGGACGGTGGTCTTGACATTCCCCACAGTGACAAGAGATTTGCTGGTTTCAAAAAGGATGAGAAGTCGCTGGATGCTGAGATTCACCGCAAGTACATCTTTGGAGGGCATGTTGCTGACTACATGAGG TCACTAGCAGATGAGGAACCAGAGAAGTTCCAAACTCACTTCAGTGAGTACATCAAGAGGGGAATCTCAGCTGATGACATGGAAGCAGTTTACAAGAAGGTTCATGCTGCCATCCGTGCTGATCCCACCATGGCCAAATCAACCAAGGCGCCTCCCAAGACTCACAAGAG ATACAACCCCAAGAAGCTGACCTATGAGCAGAGGAAGGCCAGCCTCGTCGAAAGGCTCAACGCCCTCAACAACTCTGCGGGTGCCGCCGATGACGATGAGGACGACGACGAGTGA